In Anaerolineales bacterium, one DNA window encodes the following:
- a CDS encoding universal stress protein, whose translation MFDNILLAVDGSEHALRAAQKAAELARSVKSSEMHVVVVYDTIPVYLGEPNMQIAINSRKGEAEKILADAVAEVGDVPCKLHTHLIEGNSAEAIIEIATTRKSDLIVMGSRGLGRLAGLILGSTSQKVVAYAPCPVLIVR comes from the coding sequence ATGTTTGACAATATCCTTTTGGCAGTGGATGGTTCGGAACATGCCCTGCGGGCCGCTCAAAAAGCCGCCGAACTGGCGCGCTCAGTGAAATCCAGCGAGATGCATGTTGTGGTCGTGTACGATACGATTCCCGTTTATCTGGGCGAACCGAACATGCAGATCGCCATCAACAGCCGCAAAGGCGAAGCAGAGAAGATCCTCGCAGATGCAGTGGCGGAAGTGGGGGACGTGCCATGCAAGCTCCACACGCATCTCATCGAAGGCAACTCCGCCGAAGCGATCATCGAGATCGCGACCACGCGCAAGAGCGACCTGATTGTGATGGGGTCGCGCGGTCTCGGCAGGCTGGCAGGCCTGATCCTGGGCAGCACCAGTCAAAAGGTCGTGGCATATGCGCCCTGTCCGGTTTTAATAGTCAGATAG
- a CDS encoding cysteine desulfurase-like protein → MSIPSSTRLGANLDLIRRQFPSLNRPAVFFDNPGGTQIAKPSLERINRYLIECNANHEGVFATSIASDEVLDEAHRAMADFYNAASPQEIIFGNNMTTITLHLSRSISREWRQGDEIVVTRLDHDANVTPWVLAAQDRGVTVNWVDFDVEDGTLKLDDLQKALGRKPRLLAVGYASNSLGTINPLEKIINMAHEAGTMVYIDAVQYAPHGPIDVQKLGCDFLVSSAYKFFGTHSGILYGKHALLEKLFAYKVRPATNQPPGKFETGTQNHEGIAGVLGAIEYFEWVGREFGAEYVEGLAEDNYQDRRLELKKAMTAIRAYEYELGRALLSVLESVPGLRLYGLSDVRRLEERVATFSFRLKDLHPRVVAEKLAQQGIYVWDGNYYAVNVTERLGLEDNGGMVRVGLTHYNTLDEVERLRESLIKITTSTGS, encoded by the coding sequence ATGTCCATCCCCTCGTCAACCCGGCTGGGTGCGAACCTCGATTTGATCCGCAGGCAGTTCCCTTCCCTGAACCGCCCCGCTGTGTTCTTTGACAACCCCGGTGGAACTCAAATTGCCAAGCCATCCCTGGAACGTATCAATCGATACTTAATTGAGTGCAATGCCAATCATGAAGGTGTATTTGCAACCAGTATTGCATCGGATGAGGTTCTGGACGAGGCTCACCGCGCAATGGCTGACTTTTACAATGCGGCCTCTCCGCAGGAGATCATCTTCGGAAATAACATGACCACCATAACCCTCCATCTCAGCCGCTCGATCTCGCGCGAATGGAGGCAAGGGGATGAAATCGTGGTTACCCGTCTCGATCACGATGCCAATGTAACACCCTGGGTATTGGCGGCGCAGGACCGAGGGGTAACGGTCAACTGGGTGGATTTCGACGTTGAGGATGGTACGCTGAAACTGGATGACCTGCAAAAGGCATTGGGGCGAAAACCGCGTCTTTTGGCCGTGGGATACGCGTCCAACTCGCTTGGGACGATCAACCCGCTGGAGAAGATCATAAACATGGCGCATGAGGCTGGCACGATGGTTTATATTGACGCGGTCCAATATGCCCCGCATGGCCCCATTGATGTCCAGAAGTTGGGCTGCGATTTCCTGGTTTCGTCCGCCTATAAATTTTTTGGAACCCATTCGGGGATATTGTATGGGAAACACGCCCTGCTGGAGAAATTATTTGCATACAAGGTGCGTCCTGCAACAAATCAACCCCCCGGTAAGTTCGAAACCGGAACACAAAATCACGAGGGCATTGCCGGCGTGCTTGGCGCAATTGAATATTTTGAATGGGTCGGGAGGGAGTTTGGCGCAGAGTATGTCGAAGGACTGGCTGAGGATAACTATCAAGACCGTCGATTGGAGCTCAAGAAGGCGATGACAGCCATCCGCGCCTATGAATACGAACTTGGGCGCGCACTTCTTTCCGTCCTCGAATCTGTTCCAGGACTGCGACTTTATGGACTGAGCGATGTCCGCCGTTTGGAAGAGCGTGTGGCGACCTTTTCCTTCCGTTTGAAAGATCTGCATCCACGAGTCGTTGCTGAAAAGCTGGCACAGCAGGGGATTTATGTGTGGGACGGGAACTATTATGCCGTCAACGTAACCGAGCGGCTTGGGTTGGAAGACAATGGCGGCATGGTGCGGGTCGGCCTCACCCACTATAACACTCTTGATGAAGTGGAGCGTTTAAGGGAATCATTAATAAAAATTACAACCTCGACAGGCAGTTAA
- a CDS encoding ABC transporter permease: MLQYFIRRVISSIPVLFGILIVTFIIARVIPGDPCKAILGEKATPAVCERFMREKGLDKPIPEQLFIYMGEVLRGDFGNSIRMNIPVTRLLIERLPTTVELSLAALFISMVVGIPLGVISAVRHNTWIDVLTMIWANIGVSMPVFWLGLMLAYVFSLLLKDTPFWLPPSGRITAGIPNDPFFKVWGWDLPDGGFWAALLVFLSRMNILNALLTSNWKLLRDAVEHLILPAVALGTIPMALIARMTRSAMLDVLGQDYIRTARAKGLGKMGVIVKHAFRNALLPLVTVIGLSLGGLLGGAVLTETVFGLSGLGRTLFEAITARDYGIVQSFTVVIAFFYVIINLIVDISYAYLDPRIRLS, from the coding sequence ATGCTCCAGTACTTCATCCGCAGGGTCATCTCATCCATACCGGTATTATTTGGAATCCTAATCGTTACATTTATTATCGCGCGCGTGATCCCCGGCGATCCGTGCAAAGCCATTCTTGGCGAAAAAGCCACGCCGGCCGTCTGTGAAAGATTCATGCGCGAAAAAGGGCTTGATAAACCCATTCCCGAACAGCTTTTTATTTACATGGGCGAGGTGCTGCGCGGCGATTTTGGCAATTCGATCCGCATGAATATCCCCGTCACACGCCTGTTGATCGAACGGCTGCCGACCACCGTGGAATTAAGTCTTGCCGCTCTTTTCATCAGCATGGTCGTTGGAATTCCGCTTGGGGTCATTTCCGCGGTAAGACACAACACCTGGATCGACGTGCTTACCATGATATGGGCAAACATAGGCGTGTCCATGCCGGTCTTCTGGCTGGGTTTGATGCTGGCGTATGTTTTTTCCCTGTTGTTGAAGGACACCCCCTTCTGGCTGCCTCCCTCCGGGCGGATCACTGCCGGCATCCCAAACGATCCCTTTTTCAAGGTGTGGGGCTGGGATCTTCCCGATGGCGGATTTTGGGCGGCGCTGCTTGTCTTCCTTTCACGCATGAATATCCTGAACGCCTTGCTGACCTCCAATTGGAAACTTCTCAGGGATGCGGTGGAGCATCTTATCCTGCCGGCGGTTGCGCTCGGCACAATCCCCATGGCGCTGATCGCCCGCATGACGCGTTCCGCCATGCTGGATGTGCTCGGGCAGGACTACATCCGCACCGCAAGAGCCAAGGGATTGGGGAAAATGGGCGTGATCGTAAAACATGCATTCCGCAACGCGCTCCTGCCACTTGTCACCGTCATAGGACTCTCGCTGGGAGGCTTGCTGGGAGGCGCGGTGTTAACCGAAACGGTCTTCGGCCTCTCCGGGTTGGGACGCACACTGTTTGAAGCCATCACTGCGCGTGACTACGGCATCGTGCAATCCTTTACCGTTGTGATCGCTTTCTTCTACGTGATCATCAACCTGATTGTGGATATATCGTATGCATATCTCGATCCTCGGATACGTCTTAGCTAG
- the amrS gene encoding AmmeMemoRadiSam system radical SAM enzyme, with amino-acid sequence MSSLANVLDGLTVEGELYEKLENNSLRCFACGHRCLIREGRRGICQVRFNKGGTLRVPHGYVAALQSDPIEKKPFSHVLPGTNALTFGMLGCDYHCPYCQNWLTSQAMRDPASDVSAQFIREMTPQKMVEYAQSTGASVVVSSYNEPLITSEWALDIFKAAKANGLMCAYVSNGNNTPEVMEYVAPYLDAYKVDLKCMTDKGYRKMGGTLQHTLDGIQRAREAGLWVEVVTLVIPGFNDSNEELWDAARFLAGLSVDIPWHVTAFHKDYKMTEPDNTDAKTLIRAAEIGREAGLRYVYAGNLPGHVGEYEDTLCPACRHPLVKRRGYVVRGYDITGDGKCPKCGEKIGGVWHKNPSAVGLNGIGFPLRLY; translated from the coding sequence ATGAGTTCGCTGGCAAATGTACTGGACGGTTTGACGGTTGAAGGCGAGTTGTATGAAAAGCTGGAAAACAACTCGCTGCGCTGTTTCGCGTGTGGACACCGTTGTTTGATTCGCGAGGGCAGGCGCGGGATTTGCCAGGTACGTTTTAACAAGGGTGGAACGTTACGCGTACCGCACGGGTATGTGGCGGCACTGCAAAGCGACCCCATCGAGAAGAAACCATTTTCGCACGTCCTGCCCGGCACGAATGCGTTAACGTTTGGAATGCTGGGCTGTGATTATCACTGCCCGTATTGCCAGAACTGGCTGACATCGCAAGCCATGCGCGATCCCGCTTCGGATGTGTCGGCACAGTTCATCCGCGAGATGACACCGCAAAAGATGGTGGAGTATGCGCAAAGCACGGGCGCCTCGGTGGTGGTCTCTTCCTACAACGAGCCGCTCATCACCAGTGAATGGGCATTGGATATCTTCAAGGCCGCCAAGGCAAATGGATTGATGTGCGCCTACGTCTCGAATGGGAATAACACACCCGAGGTAATGGAGTACGTTGCCCCATACCTGGACGCCTACAAGGTTGACTTGAAATGCATGACCGATAAAGGCTATCGCAAGATGGGCGGCACGCTGCAACACACGCTGGATGGGATCCAGCGCGCGCGGGAGGCAGGGCTGTGGGTGGAGGTGGTGACACTGGTAATCCCCGGGTTCAACGATTCAAATGAGGAGTTATGGGATGCGGCGCGTTTCCTCGCGGGCTTGTCTGTGGATATTCCCTGGCACGTGACGGCCTTCCACAAGGACTACAAGATGACCGAGCCGGATAACACGGACGCAAAGACCCTCATCCGCGCGGCAGAGATCGGACGCGAGGCGGGACTGCGATACGTCTATGCCGGGAATCTGCCGGGACATGTCGGGGAGTATGAAGATACCCTGTGCCCGGCCTGCAGGCACCCGCTGGTAAAGAGACGCGGGTACGTTGTGCGGGGGTATGACATCACAGGGGACGGGAAATGCCCGAAGTGCGGGGAGAAAATTGGCGGGGTATGGCATAAAAACCCCTCCGCAGTAGGGTTAAATGGAATTGGTTTTCCACTGCGATTGTATTAA
- a CDS encoding DUF5666 domain-containing protein has translation MQKNLIFALFIAMSMVIANVQPAAAQAGTEVEFTGTVTAIDADAGTFTVETEGGETYTVVPGEDFDFTTLQVGDTVEVDGTLIEDGNVSALKVKVEEQDDEGDEQDDPSSGYFCTQSDDEHPFGGRLSERYETDYETLQAWFCEGFGWGQIMLALQTSLITGDDPATFLEARSAGAGWGEIWQGLNLIGRPEHAGPPNDEDGDGKPDFAGQPEGVGPPEGVGPPAGAGPPEGAGPPAGVGPPAGAGPPGGRP, from the coding sequence ATGCAGAAAAATCTGATTTTTGCGCTGTTCATTGCCATGTCCATGGTGATAGCCAACGTACAGCCAGCCGCCGCCCAGGCAGGTACAGAGGTGGAGTTCACCGGCACAGTAACAGCCATTGATGCGGATGCCGGCACGTTCACGGTTGAAACCGAAGGGGGAGAAACCTATACAGTCGTCCCCGGCGAGGATTTTGACTTTACAACTCTTCAAGTGGGCGATACTGTGGAGGTGGATGGAACGTTGATTGAAGATGGCAACGTTTCCGCACTCAAAGTCAAGGTTGAAGAGCAGGATGACGAAGGGGACGAGCAGGATGATCCGTCCAGTGGATACTTCTGCACGCAATCCGATGACGAACATCCGTTTGGCGGCCGGTTGTCTGAACGCTACGAGACGGATTATGAAACGTTACAAGCCTGGTTCTGTGAGGGATTTGGCTGGGGGCAGATCATGCTGGCTTTACAAACCAGTCTGATCACCGGTGATGATCCTGCCACATTCCTTGAAGCCCGCAGCGCTGGCGCAGGGTGGGGCGAAATTTGGCAGGGACTGAATCTGATCGGACGCCCTGAACACGCGGGTCCGCCGAATGACGAGGATGGCGACGGAAAACCCGATTTTGCCGGTCAGCCGGAAGGTGTTGGGCCTCCGGAAGGTGTCGGTCCGCCGGCAGGCGCTGGCCCTCCAGAGGGAGCCGGTCCGCCGGCAGGTGTTGGTCCCCCAGCTGGTGCGGGTCCGCCGGGAGGCCGCCCCTAG
- a CDS encoding DUF5667 domain-containing protein: protein MKKETFADTLASCLEAIERGEQTVEECLNRYPAHRDELESLLETIVSIRERANFAPRPSFQLSSRARLLRRLDGGHRPLGGQPLRDSKRVPIQKLSRKYAMFWAIVLVLFVSLLGGGTVHASKGTLPGDALYPVKLSIEDVHLLVSNDAEKTLLAVEFIQRRVEEIQALIALERNDDLPLAASLLAGRVSLATDTLAVIEQKDPEQAAQLAIQLESSFRLHTKNLTFQLEIAPNEAKPAIEQAILASRSGQEVVRDMFGTNLPAPFVTPPAGLPPENIPAPTVTPPAGVPSPVENPTGGPPENIPAPVTPPGGGPPKDIPGPPGGRP from the coding sequence ATGAAGAAAGAAACATTTGCTGATACTCTGGCATCCTGCCTTGAGGCCATTGAACGCGGGGAACAGACCGTGGAGGAATGCCTTAATCGTTATCCCGCGCATCGCGACGAACTCGAAAGCCTTTTAGAGACCATCGTCTCCATCCGGGAACGCGCCAACTTTGCACCGCGCCCGAGTTTTCAGCTATCCAGCCGCGCACGTTTGCTGAGGCGCCTTGATGGGGGGCATCGGCCTCTGGGCGGGCAACCGCTTCGTGATTCAAAACGAGTCCCCATCCAAAAACTTTCAAGAAAATATGCCATGTTCTGGGCAATCGTCCTTGTTTTGTTTGTTTCCCTGCTCGGCGGCGGAACAGTGCATGCATCCAAAGGCACTCTTCCTGGAGATGCCTTGTATCCGGTCAAGTTATCCATTGAAGATGTTCATCTACTCGTATCCAACGATGCCGAAAAGACATTGCTGGCGGTCGAATTTATTCAAAGGCGGGTCGAAGAAATACAAGCCTTGATTGCCCTGGAGAGGAATGATGACCTGCCGCTGGCCGCGTCTCTGCTCGCCGGGAGGGTTTCTCTTGCCACAGATACTCTGGCGGTTATTGAACAGAAAGATCCCGAACAGGCTGCCCAACTCGCAATTCAACTTGAGAGTTCATTTCGACTCCACACCAAAAACCTGACATTTCAACTTGAGATCGCCCCGAACGAAGCAAAACCTGCCATTGAACAAGCCATCCTTGCTTCGCGCAGCGGGCAGGAGGTTGTGCGGGATATGTTTGGGACAAACCTCCCCGCCCCATTCGTGACCCCGCCGGCCGGCCTCCCGCCGGAAAATATCCCTGCCCCAACTGTTACACCGCCGGCCGGCGTCCCCAGCCCGGTTGAAAATCCAACTGGCGGCCCGCCGGAAAATATCCCTGCTCCAGTAACCCCGCCCGGCGGTGGACCTCCCAAAGACATCCCCGGTCCACCCGGCGGCAGACCATAA
- the hemL gene encoding glutamate-1-semialdehyde 2,1-aminomutase, with the protein MKIDKSISLFHEAQTLFPGGVNSPVRAFRAVGGQPLFIERGEGSYLYDVDGNRYIDYVLSWGPLITGHAHPDVVKAIQEAALMGTSYGAPSPLEIDLAKSIMEFMPNIEMIRFVNSGTEATMSALRLARAYTKREKIIKFDGCYHGHADMLLVQAGSGVATLGLPDSPGVPSAVASDTLVAQFNDSESVEALFKKYPDQIAGLIVEPVAGNMGVVPPVEGFLEGLRKLTTEYGAVLIFDEVMTGFRVHKGGAQSLYNIKPDLTTLGKVIGGGLPVGAYGGRKEIMQLVAPAGPMYQAGTLSGNPLAMSAGIAALSLIRGEECWGKLEQAAARLEAGVASAAKQAGIPIQQTRVGTMFTTFFSETKPVGWSTVKVADKVQFGKFFQKMLANGVYLAPSQFEAGFISIMHTDTIIEKTLEAVTEAFRTW; encoded by the coding sequence ATGAAAATCGATAAATCCATTTCTTTATTTCACGAAGCACAAACCCTATTTCCTGGCGGCGTGAACTCGCCTGTGCGCGCCTTCCGCGCAGTGGGCGGACAGCCACTCTTCATCGAACGCGGTGAAGGTTCATATCTCTATGATGTGGATGGCAACCGCTACATTGATTACGTCCTCTCATGGGGTCCGCTCATCACGGGACATGCGCATCCCGATGTGGTGAAAGCCATCCAGGAAGCCGCACTGATGGGAACATCCTACGGCGCGCCGAGCCCGTTGGAAATTGATCTGGCGAAGAGCATCATGGAGTTCATGCCGAACATCGAGATGATCCGTTTCGTCAATTCGGGCACGGAAGCGACCATGTCTGCGTTGAGACTTGCCCGCGCGTATACCAAACGCGAGAAGATCATCAAATTCGATGGTTGTTACCACGGTCACGCGGACATGCTGTTGGTACAGGCGGGCTCGGGCGTGGCAACGTTAGGCTTGCCTGACTCGCCTGGAGTGCCGAGCGCGGTCGCCTCAGATACACTTGTCGCACAATTCAACGATTCGGAATCCGTTGAAGCTTTGTTTAAAAAGTATCCCGACCAAATTGCGGGGCTCATCGTTGAGCCTGTCGCTGGGAATATGGGTGTTGTCCCGCCTGTTGAAGGATTTCTCGAAGGCTTGCGGAAATTAACTACCGAATACGGAGCGGTCTTGATCTTCGATGAAGTGATGACAGGCTTCCGCGTCCACAAAGGCGGGGCACAGAGTCTCTACAACATCAAACCAGACCTGACCACGTTGGGCAAGGTCATCGGCGGGGGGCTGCCCGTTGGTGCATATGGCGGGAGGAAAGAGATCATGCAGCTGGTCGCGCCTGCGGGTCCGATGTATCAAGCGGGGACGCTGTCGGGGAATCCGCTGGCCATGAGCGCGGGAATCGCGGCGTTGAGTCTGATTCGGGGTGAGGAATGTTGGGGGAAACTGGAGCAGGCTGCGGCTAGGCTGGAGGCGGGTGTAGCCTCTGCGGCAAAACAGGCTGGAATTCCCATCCAACAGACGAGGGTCGGCACGATGTTCACAACCTTCTTTAGCGAAACCAAGCCTGTAGGTTGGAGCACGGTCAAGGTGGCGGATAAAGTCCAGTTTGGAAAATTCTTCCAGAAGATGTTGGCGAATGGCGTGTACCTTGCACCGTCACAATTCGAAGCGGGGTTTATTTCGATCATGCACACTGATACAATTATCGAAAAAACCCTTGAGGCAGTGACGGAGGCTTTTCGCACATGGTAA
- a CDS encoding molybdenum cofactor guanylyltransferase, with amino-acid sequence MKLAITVVVQAGGQSSRMGEDKALKPFLGKPLIERVVERMSPIANEVIVTTNRPADYAFLKNVRLISDLKPGRGALGGLYTAVASASHPLVAVVACDMPFASKNFFESASRLMVAQEADVVIAKLDEGYEPIHALYRRGTCLPAIESAIEADQWKVIAWFPQVKVRTLSPEEVRALDPSGLCFWNLNTPEEFLEAERRAQQTG; translated from the coding sequence GTGAAACTAGCGATAACTGTTGTGGTTCAAGCAGGCGGGCAATCCTCGCGCATGGGGGAGGATAAGGCGCTGAAACCTTTTCTGGGGAAGCCGCTCATTGAGCGCGTGGTCGAGCGGATGTCGCCGATCGCGAATGAGGTGATTGTAACGACGAATCGTCCCGCCGACTATGCTTTTCTTAAGAATGTGCGCCTCATTTCGGACCTCAAGCCCGGGCGCGGCGCCCTCGGCGGACTCTACACTGCGGTCGCATCTGCAAGCCATCCGCTGGTGGCGGTGGTCGCTTGCGACATGCCTTTTGCGAGTAAAAATTTCTTTGAAAGTGCAAGCAGGCTCATGGTCGCTCAGGAGGCGGATGTCGTCATCGCAAAACTGGACGAAGGCTATGAGCCCATCCATGCCTTGTACCGTCGCGGGACCTGCCTGCCCGCCATCGAATCTGCAATTGAAGCGGATCAATGGAAGGTCATCGCCTGGTTCCCGCAGGTAAAAGTACGGACATTATCGCCCGAGGAAGTCCGTGCCTTGGATCCATCGGGCCTGTGCTTTTGGAATCTCAACACACCCGAGGAATTTTTGGAAGCCGAGCGGCGTGCTCAACAAACCGGTTAA
- a CDS encoding ABC transporter substrate-binding protein — protein sequence MKKNLFALLSLFILASMVLMACGGAATEAPAPVEPVAPAPTEAPAEPMDDFEGKSLTSECVAPQIIQSVEATGQYEVTFSLCQPDPAFLAKIAFNVYGIYPEEWLEATAGDESRTSEGLENPIGTGPYVLSEWNRGESITFTANPNYWGEAPEAETLVFRWSTESAQRLLELQSGTIDGIDNVGPADFDVVSADTNLSLNERPALNVFYIGFTNTFAPLDNQDVRQAISKGIDRQRIVDTFYPPGSEVASHFTPCSIPNGCTGDEWYEFDVEAARAQLAAAGFPDGFSTKLFYRDVVRGYLPQVSNVAQDIQAQLKANLNIDAEIVVMESGAFIEESTAGRLDGLYLLGWGADFPHVTNFLDFHFGAANPQFGNQSPTYTELLAQGAQIADPAESEPLYVEANNAIREFAPMIPVAHGGSGTAYLADVTNQQASPLGNEYFAVMDPGGRDVFVWMQNAEPISLFCADETDGESLRACEQVVEALYTYEINGTAAVPGLATVCEPNDELTVWVCTLREGVTFHDGSTFDANDVVATFTMGLDASSPLHKGNTGAWEYYDYLWGLMNK from the coding sequence GTGAAAAAAAACCTGTTCGCCCTACTCTCGTTGTTCATTCTCGCCAGCATGGTCCTCATGGCATGCGGCGGAGCAGCAACCGAAGCACCCGCTCCTGTTGAACCGGTAGCGCCTGCACCAACCGAAGCCCCCGCCGAACCCATGGACGACTTTGAAGGAAAGTCCCTGACATCTGAATGTGTTGCACCTCAAATCATTCAGTCGGTTGAAGCAACCGGTCAGTACGAAGTGACATTTAGCTTGTGCCAGCCCGATCCCGCCTTCCTCGCAAAGATCGCCTTCAACGTGTACGGTATCTACCCGGAAGAATGGCTTGAAGCCACTGCCGGTGACGAGAGCCGCACCAGCGAAGGTCTTGAGAATCCGATTGGCACAGGACCATACGTCCTCAGCGAATGGAACCGCGGTGAAAGCATTACCTTCACTGCCAATCCTAATTATTGGGGTGAAGCACCTGAGGCGGAAACCCTCGTCTTCCGCTGGTCCACTGAATCGGCACAGCGCCTGCTCGAACTGCAGTCCGGCACGATTGACGGCATTGACAATGTCGGTCCTGCCGACTTCGATGTCGTTAGCGCTGACACCAACCTGTCCCTGAACGAACGCCCGGCTCTGAATGTGTTCTACATTGGCTTTACCAACACCTTCGCGCCGCTCGACAACCAGGATGTCCGCCAGGCGATCTCCAAGGGCATTGACCGCCAGCGCATCGTGGACACCTTCTATCCTCCTGGATCTGAAGTTGCTTCGCACTTCACCCCGTGCTCCATCCCGAATGGCTGCACCGGTGATGAGTGGTATGAATTCGATGTGGAAGCTGCCCGCGCCCAACTGGCAGCGGCCGGCTTCCCCGATGGCTTCAGCACCAAACTGTTCTATCGCGATGTGGTCCGCGGCTACCTGCCGCAGGTCAGCAACGTTGCCCAGGATATTCAGGCACAGTTGAAGGCCAACCTCAACATTGACGCCGAGATCGTCGTCATGGAATCCGGCGCCTTCATTGAAGAATCAACAGCCGGCCGCTTGGATGGTCTCTACCTGCTCGGTTGGGGCGCAGACTTCCCGCACGTTACCAACTTCCTCGATTTCCACTTTGGCGCCGCCAACCCGCAGTTCGGCAATCAATCGCCGACCTATACTGAGTTACTGGCTCAGGGTGCCCAGATCGCCGATCCCGCCGAATCCGAACCGCTGTATGTGGAAGCCAACAATGCCATCCGTGAATTCGCCCCGATGATCCCTGTGGCTCACGGCGGTTCCGGCACAGCCTATCTTGCGGATGTCACCAACCAGCAAGCCAGCCCGCTGGGTAACGAATACTTTGCCGTAATGGATCCAGGCGGCCGCGACGTCTTCGTCTGGATGCAGAACGCTGAACCGATCAGCCTGTTCTGTGCGGATGAGACCGACGGCGAATCCCTGCGCGCTTGTGAGCAGGTTGTTGAAGCGCTCTATACATACGAGATCAACGGCACGGCAGCTGTCCCCGGCCTGGCAACCGTCTGTGAACCGAACGATGAACTCACAGTTTGGGTCTGCACCTTGCGTGAGGGCGTAACATTCCATGATGGCTCGACCTTCGATGCCAATGACGTGGTTGCGACCTTCACCATGGGTCTTGACGCATCATCCCCACTTCACAAGGGCAACACCGGTGCCTGGGAATACTACGACTATCTCTGGGGCTTGATGAACAAGTAA
- a CDS encoding RNA polymerase sigma factor, with translation MNPDDELKKTDLSDQTLLARAIQGDKEAFGDLYERHLDEIQRYIFYRVASRLDAEDLTETVFLKAWEALPRFGSDHVNLRAWLYRIAHNIVVDYHRTRKPDDGPPAAQLHDDHPSPEHQSQMRDDHQHLAAAIQSLDANLQQVIICRFVNGLNHTETAQVMGIQEGYVRVLQLRALQKLRQLLEKE, from the coding sequence ATGAACCCGGATGATGAACTCAAAAAAACAGACCTGTCCGATCAGACGCTTCTTGCACGCGCCATTCAGGGCGACAAGGAAGCCTTCGGCGACCTGTATGAGCGCCATTTGGATGAGATTCAACGTTATATTTTCTACCGCGTGGCAAGCCGCTTGGACGCGGAGGATTTGACCGAAACGGTGTTCCTCAAAGCCTGGGAGGCTTTGCCGCGCTTCGGATCCGACCATGTAAATTTGCGTGCCTGGCTTTATCGCATCGCACATAATATCGTTGTGGATTATCACCGCACCCGCAAGCCTGACGATGGCCCGCCTGCGGCCCAACTGCATGACGACCATCCGTCCCCCGAGCACCAGTCCCAGATGCGGGATGACCATCAACATCTTGCCGCCGCCATTCAATCACTGGATGCGAACCTGCAGCAGGTGATCATCTGCCGTTTCGTCAATGGCTTGAACCATACCGAAACGGCGCAGGTCATGGGCATCCAGGAAGGATATGTTCGCGTGCTGCAACTTCGGGCGTTACAAAAACTACGGCAACTGCTGGAGAAAGAATGA